One Acidobacteriota bacterium genomic window carries:
- a CDS encoding chemotaxis protein CheW, translating into MAKDLQLVGFRIGKETFGVPIGLVHEIVRVPEITAVPDVPDYVEGVINLRGKIISVIDLRKRFGEVRIESTRKNRILVAEIDKKQVGLIVDAASEVLRLPHDQIEAPPEVFEESEVKYVTGVGKLNGRLVILIDLTKILQQGELRRLGDLAAAATA; encoded by the coding sequence ATGGCGAAAGATCTCCAACTCGTTGGGTTCCGTATCGGGAAAGAAACGTTCGGCGTTCCGATTGGGCTGGTGCACGAAATTGTGCGTGTCCCGGAAATCACGGCCGTGCCCGACGTGCCAGATTACGTCGAAGGCGTGATCAACCTGCGGGGGAAGATCATCTCGGTCATCGATCTGCGCAAGAGATTCGGCGAAGTGCGAATTGAATCCACGCGCAAGAATCGCATCCTGGTTGCCGAAATCGATAAGAAGCAGGTGGGGCTCATCGTGGATGCGGCTTCCGAAGTGCTCCGTTTGCCCCACGACCAGATCGAAGCTCCCCCTGAAGTCTTTGAAGAAAGCGAAGTGAAGTACGTGACCGGAGTCGGCAAGCTGAACGGACGCCTCGTGATCCTGATTGACCTCACGAAGATTCTGCAGCAAGGCGAATTGCGGCGGTTGGGAGACCTCGCCGCAGCAGCGACTGCCTGA